A genomic region of Photobacterium swingsii contains the following coding sequences:
- the ptsN gene encoding PTS IIA-like nitrogen regulatory protein PtsN, which translates to MQLRSVLSLDCTKSAVHCSSKKRALEIISEIAADHLDQNPQPLFECMLNREKMGSTGIGNGIAIPHGRITQSDEAIAILIQCDNPIEFDAIDNQPVDLLFALLVPDALCKEHLKTLSSMAEKLSNKQVCKQLRTAKSDQELYQIMTNDS; encoded by the coding sequence ATGCAACTGAGATCGGTATTGAGCCTGGACTGCACCAAAAGTGCAGTCCACTGCTCTAGCAAAAAGCGCGCTCTAGAAATCATCAGCGAAATCGCTGCAGATCATTTAGACCAGAATCCCCAGCCTCTATTCGAGTGTATGCTCAATAGAGAAAAAATGGGCAGCACCGGCATAGGTAATGGCATCGCTATACCTCATGGCCGGATCACACAAAGCGATGAAGCTATCGCAATTTTGATCCAGTGTGATAATCCTATCGAATTTGATGCTATCGACAATCAGCCCGTCGATCTTCTCTTTGCCCTACTCGTCCCAGACGCACTGTGTAAAGAGCATCTCAAAACCCTATCAAGCATGGCGGAAAAGCTCAGTAATAAGCAGGTATGTAAGCAATTACGTACGGCGAAATCTGACCAAGAGCTTTATCAAATCATGACCAATGACTCATAA
- the hpf gene encoding ribosome hibernation promoting factor, which produces MQINLTGHHVEVTDSMRDYVNTKFEKLERFFDKINNVHVILNVEKLQQVAEATLHINNGEIHAKADSEDMYAAIDALTDKLVRQLNKHKDKLNSH; this is translated from the coding sequence ATGCAAATCAATCTCACAGGACACCATGTGGAAGTTACGGATTCTATGCGTGACTATGTAAACACTAAGTTTGAAAAGCTTGAACGTTTCTTTGACAAAATTAATAATGTCCATGTGATTTTAAATGTAGAAAAATTACAGCAAGTGGCAGAAGCGACTTTGCACATAAATAATGGCGAAATTCACGCCAAAGCGGATTCAGAAGATATGTATGCCGCGATCGATGCGTTGACCGATAAACTCGTACGTCAATTAAACAAACATAAAGATAAACTCAATAGCCATTAA
- a CDS encoding RNA polymerase factor sigma-54: protein MKTSLQLKLGQQLAMTPQLQQAIRLLQLSTLDLQQEIQEALDANPLLELEESEHHADDKSSDNNDIEVSAQDSNNQDAEAEPFDTSEVIEQREMPEDLPVDTTWEDVYSAGTGSTGISIDDDMPVYQGETTESLQDYLMWQVQLTPFSETDLAIATAIIDAIDDKGYLTCSADDILESLGVDDIELDEVEAVLKRVQQFDPLGVASRNLQECLLLQLATYPEDTPWLSEAKHILEHHIGLLGNRDYRQLMRDTKLKEPELKAVMQLIHGLDPRPGNLVISSETEYVVPDVSVFKDHGKWVVTINPDSVPRIKVNEQYAALSKNTRNSADSQFIRTHLQDAKWLIKSLESRNETLLKVARCIVEHQQDFFEYGEEAMKPMVLNDIALDVDMHESTISRVTTQKYMHTPRGIFELKYFFSSHVSTDNGGECSSTAIRALVKKLVAAENQAKPLSDSKIATLLAEQGIMVARRTIAKYRESLGIPPSNQRKRLI from the coding sequence ATGAAAACCTCGCTCCAGCTTAAGCTAGGCCAACAACTTGCAATGACGCCGCAACTGCAGCAAGCCATCCGCTTACTGCAGCTTTCGACTTTGGATTTACAACAAGAAATCCAAGAAGCCTTAGATGCAAATCCTTTGCTAGAGCTGGAAGAAAGCGAACATCATGCCGATGACAAATCGTCTGACAACAACGACATTGAGGTATCAGCGCAAGACAGCAATAACCAAGACGCTGAAGCTGAACCCTTTGATACCTCAGAAGTGATCGAACAGCGTGAAATGCCAGAAGATCTTCCCGTCGATACCACTTGGGAAGATGTGTACAGTGCAGGCACAGGTAGTACAGGGATCAGCATTGATGACGACATGCCCGTCTACCAAGGTGAAACCACTGAATCCCTACAAGATTACCTGATGTGGCAAGTTCAACTGACGCCATTTAGTGAAACTGACTTGGCCATTGCTACAGCCATCATCGATGCTATCGACGATAAAGGGTATTTAACCTGCTCTGCCGACGACATTTTAGAAAGCTTAGGCGTCGATGACATTGAACTGGATGAAGTGGAAGCCGTACTCAAACGCGTACAGCAATTTGACCCACTTGGCGTCGCTTCGCGCAATCTGCAAGAATGCCTATTACTTCAATTGGCGACTTACCCAGAAGACACCCCGTGGCTGAGCGAAGCCAAACATATTCTTGAGCATCACATCGGCTTACTCGGTAATCGCGATTATCGCCAACTAATGCGTGATACCAAGCTCAAAGAGCCTGAATTAAAAGCCGTGATGCAATTAATCCACGGTTTAGACCCTCGTCCGGGCAACCTTGTCATTTCATCGGAAACGGAATACGTTGTACCTGACGTCTCCGTCTTTAAAGATCACGGCAAATGGGTTGTCACCATCAATCCTGATAGCGTACCTCGTATTAAAGTCAACGAGCAGTACGCAGCACTGAGCAAAAATACTCGCAACAGTGCTGACAGCCAATTTATTCGCACCCACCTTCAGGATGCGAAGTGGCTCATAAAAAGCTTAGAAAGCCGTAACGAAACGCTACTAAAAGTGGCACGATGCATTGTAGAGCATCAACAAGATTTCTTTGAATATGGCGAAGAAGCCATGAAACCTATGGTGCTCAACGATATCGCGTTAGACGTTGATATGCATGAGTCCACCATCTCTCGGGTTACGACCCAAAAATACATGCACACCCCACGTGGCATTTTTGAATTGAAATATTTCTTCTCAAGCCATGTGAGCACGGATAACGGAGGCGAATGTTCGTCAACGGCCATCCGCGCACTTGTCAAGAAACTGGTTGCCGCTGAAAACCAAGCGAAGCCATTAAGTGATAGTAAGATTGCAACATTATTGGCGGAACAAGGCATCATGGTTGCGCGACGTACCATCGCTAAATACCGTGAGTCTCTTGGGATCCCACCATCGAACCAACGTAAACGTTTGATATAG
- the lptB gene encoding LPS export ABC transporter ATP-binding protein has product MATLKAAHLAKSYNGRKVVSDVSLEVKSGEIVGLLGPNGAGKTTSFYMIVGLVARDEGTISIDDTDISLQPMHNRSRMGIGYLPQEASIFRRLSVHDNLMAVLQTRKELSREERQDKLEELLDEFNIQHIRNSLGMALSGGERRRVEIARALAANPKFILLDEPFAGVDPISVIDIKKIIEHLRDRGLGVLITDHNVRETLDVCEHAYIVSQGQLIAHGSPSDVLNDEHVKRVYLGDQFRL; this is encoded by the coding sequence ATGGCAACGTTAAAAGCAGCACATCTCGCAAAAAGCTACAATGGCCGCAAAGTCGTGTCGGATGTAAGCCTTGAAGTAAAGTCAGGTGAAATTGTTGGTCTACTGGGTCCTAACGGTGCCGGTAAAACCACCTCGTTTTACATGATTGTTGGGCTAGTCGCACGTGATGAAGGCACCATCAGTATTGATGATACTGATATCAGCCTACAACCGATGCACAACCGCTCTCGCATGGGGATTGGCTACCTGCCACAAGAAGCTTCTATCTTTCGTCGCTTAAGTGTGCACGACAACCTCATGGCGGTTTTGCAAACACGTAAAGAGCTTAGCCGCGAAGAACGCCAAGATAAGCTTGAAGAATTATTGGATGAATTCAACATACAGCACATACGCAACAGCTTAGGTATGGCATTATCAGGGGGCGAACGCCGCCGTGTGGAAATCGCCCGCGCTCTGGCAGCCAATCCAAAATTCATTTTACTTGATGAACCTTTTGCCGGTGTTGACCCAATATCTGTAATCGACATCAAAAAGATCATTGAGCACTTACGTGATCGCGGTCTTGGGGTATTGATCACCGACCATAATGTTCGAGAGACTCTCGACGTTTGTGAACATGCCTACATTGTTAGTCAGGGACAATTGATTGCGCACGGCTCGCCAAGCGACGTTCTAAACGATGAACATGTAAAACGTGTTTATCTGGGCGACCAGTTCCGTCTATAG
- the lptA gene encoding lipopolysaccharide transport periplasmic protein LptA translates to MNLFKISTLLCLCISTSSWALSDDTEQPIYIDSDTQNLDIQNNIVTFTGNVVLRQGSIDIRADKVVVTRPKGQEGQEVIDAYGKPATFHQIMDDGKPIDGESLEMRYLTATEFLKMTHEALLIQDGSEIRGKVITYKIDEQKLAAQSGDKKRVTTILQPNQLNSNKK, encoded by the coding sequence ATGAATCTATTCAAAATTAGTACCCTACTTTGCCTTTGTATCAGTACATCGAGCTGGGCACTGAGTGACGATACCGAGCAACCAATTTACATTGATTCGGATACGCAAAATCTCGATATTCAAAACAATATCGTGACCTTCACGGGCAATGTGGTTTTACGCCAAGGTAGTATCGATATTCGTGCCGATAAAGTTGTGGTAACACGACCTAAAGGACAAGAAGGCCAAGAGGTGATTGATGCCTATGGTAAGCCTGCAACCTTCCATCAAATCATGGATGACGGCAAGCCTATTGATGGTGAGTCGTTAGAAATGCGCTACCTCACTGCCACTGAATTTTTGAAAATGACGCATGAAGCGCTATTGATCCAAGATGGCAGCGAAATCCGCGGTAAAGTGATCACTTACAAAATCGATGAACAGAAACTGGCAGCGCAGAGCGGTGACAAGAAACGTGTTACCACCATCTTGCAGCCAAACCAGTTAAACTCGAATAAGAAATAA
- the lptC gene encoding LPS export ABC transporter periplasmic protein LptC, whose product MTLHKLLYTLAFAVCVSAGFYLLNGYWRADVQVKPDDEKPIFTGSIVTSTAHNESGLRSYQVDSEYLEHFKKSGDTDFVKPVLWLFKEGTETEWRISSNDATLDQDQILYMKGNVRIFNLLPDSTLKVIQTDNLRIDLVSKDFDTPDHVVMTGDAFINEGDGMTGNMDRSVATLLNNVKGRYESIQN is encoded by the coding sequence ATGACCTTACATAAGCTACTCTATACACTCGCCTTTGCAGTGTGTGTATCGGCTGGCTTTTACTTGCTCAACGGGTATTGGCGAGCAGATGTTCAAGTCAAACCTGACGATGAAAAGCCAATATTCACGGGCAGTATTGTGACGAGTACCGCACACAATGAAAGCGGGCTTCGTAGCTATCAAGTCGACTCTGAGTACCTCGAACATTTTAAAAAAAGCGGTGACACGGATTTTGTCAAACCTGTGTTATGGCTGTTTAAAGAAGGGACTGAAACCGAGTGGCGCATTAGCTCTAACGATGCAACACTCGATCAAGACCAGATTTTATACATGAAAGGTAACGTTCGGATTTTTAATTTACTGCCAGATTCCACCCTGAAAGTGATTCAAACCGATAACCTACGTATTGATCTGGTTAGTAAAGATTTTGATACCCCTGACCATGTCGTCATGACTGGCGATGCTTTCATTAACGAAGGTGATGGTATGACAGGGAACATGGATCGCAGTGTTGCGACCCTACTCAACAACGTGAAAGGTAGATATGAATCTATTCAAAATTAG
- the kdsC gene encoding 3-deoxy-manno-octulosonate-8-phosphatase KdsC gives MAQIETIYGPVCQTVYQQAKDIRLLICDVDGVFSDGRIYMGNDGEELKTFHTRDGYGIKSLMNAGIEIAIITGRKSAIVENRMSALGIQHIYQGQDNKLAAYADIYKNLNIAPEHTAYIGDDLIDWPVMEKIGLSVCVADGHPLLARRADFVTRIQGGYGAVREVCDLILEAKGELDKHKGLSI, from the coding sequence GTGGCACAAATCGAAACTATTTACGGTCCTGTCTGTCAAACTGTGTATCAGCAAGCTAAAGATATCCGCTTACTGATTTGCGATGTTGATGGCGTATTTTCCGATGGCCGCATCTATATGGGTAATGATGGCGAAGAATTAAAAACCTTCCACACCCGCGATGGTTATGGCATTAAGTCATTAATGAATGCGGGAATTGAGATTGCCATCATCACGGGCCGTAAATCTGCCATTGTAGAAAACCGTATGTCAGCGTTAGGCATTCAGCACATTTACCAAGGCCAAGATAACAAACTGGCCGCTTACGCTGACATTTACAAGAATTTGAATATTGCTCCTGAGCACACAGCGTACATTGGCGATGATCTGATCGATTGGCCAGTAATGGAAAAAATCGGCCTTTCTGTGTGTGTCGCAGATGGCCACCCACTGCTTGCACGACGTGCTGATTTCGTCACACGTATCCAAGGTGGCTACGGTGCAGTACGTGAAGTCTGCGATCTCATCCTTGAAGCGAAGGGCGAGCTAGATAAACATAAAGGCTTAAGTATATGA
- the kdsD gene encoding arabinose-5-phosphate isomerase KdsD gives MSHMFDFCTHGRKVMETEIDALQNIQQYINSEFAAACELIYQCQGKVIVMGMGKSGHIGNKIAATFASTGTPAFFVHPGEASHGDLGMIKKDDVVLAISNSGEASEIMALLPVIKRLGIPLISMTGKPESSMAKFAQIHLQITVEKEACPLNLAPTSSTTATLVMGDALAIAVMEARGFTADDFALSHPGGALGRKLLMRISDVMHQGDLLPIVNEEASIKDALLEVSRKGLGMTAIVDNAQQLTGIFTDGDLRRLLDNRVDIHNTCIGDVMTRHPSTISPNLLAAEGLKIMEDKKINGLLVTEDKRLVGALNMHDLLKAGVM, from the coding sequence ATGTCGCACATGTTTGATTTTTGCACCCACGGGCGCAAAGTGATGGAAACTGAAATCGATGCCCTGCAAAACATTCAGCAATATATTAATAGCGAATTTGCTGCAGCCTGTGAGCTAATTTATCAATGCCAAGGCAAAGTCATTGTCATGGGGATGGGTAAATCGGGTCATATTGGTAACAAGATTGCCGCGACATTTGCGAGCACTGGCACACCTGCTTTCTTTGTTCACCCTGGCGAAGCAAGCCATGGTGACCTAGGTATGATCAAAAAAGATGATGTGGTATTAGCCATCTCTAACTCAGGTGAAGCCTCTGAGATCATGGCATTACTACCGGTTATCAAGCGTCTTGGCATTCCCTTGATCAGCATGACGGGTAAGCCAGAATCAAGCATGGCAAAATTTGCTCAAATCCACCTGCAGATTACCGTCGAAAAAGAAGCGTGCCCGCTAAACTTAGCGCCAACATCAAGTACAACGGCCACCCTAGTGATGGGTGATGCGTTGGCCATTGCTGTGATGGAAGCCCGCGGCTTTACTGCCGATGATTTCGCGCTGTCTCACCCTGGCGGTGCACTGGGCCGCAAATTGTTAATGCGCATTAGCGATGTGATGCACCAAGGTGACTTGCTGCCTATCGTTAATGAAGAAGCAAGCATCAAAGACGCCCTACTGGAAGTGTCACGCAAAGGCTTAGGCATGACCGCCATTGTAGATAATGCTCAACAGTTAACGGGAATTTTCACTGATGGCGATCTCCGCCGTCTGCTCGACAACCGTGTTGATATTCATAACACCTGTATTGGTGATGTGATGACACGTCATCCATCGACCATTTCGCCAAACCTGCTTGCCGCAGAAGGCTTGAAAATAATGGAAGATAAAAAAATTAACGGCTTGCTTGTCACTGAAGATAAGCGCTTAGTCGGTGCATTAAACATGCACGATCTACTGAAAGCTGGAGTCATGTAG
- a CDS encoding calcium/sodium antiporter: MLEAIVLLCIGLTLLVWSADRLVFGAAALAKNFGVAPLIIGMTILAMGSSAPEMMVSATAALAGKTDTAVGNVLGSNIANIALIIGLTAIIKPLGISSGIIRRELPLMLGVTLVAGALLWDSHLGFHEGVLLVILFGLFLFAMFKISQKAKAEGDVLADEQESEIPDGVSNAAAGVWIVIGLVLLLYSSDMVVESAVIIAKYFGMSDLVIGLTIIAIGTSLPELAASIASIFKGEDDMAVGNIIGSNVFNILAVMGIPGLLNPSVLSPLAMGRDFYVMLAVSVLLMLMALGKRRRINRVEGGILLSCFIAYQAYLFYNVAG; encoded by the coding sequence ATGCTTGAAGCCATTGTCTTACTTTGTATCGGTTTAACTCTTCTGGTATGGAGTGCTGACCGCCTTGTTTTTGGTGCTGCGGCACTGGCTAAAAACTTTGGCGTTGCACCACTTATCATAGGTATGACCATCCTTGCTATGGGATCGTCAGCCCCTGAAATGATGGTGTCAGCCACAGCCGCACTCGCTGGAAAAACAGATACTGCGGTAGGTAACGTCTTGGGTTCAAACATTGCCAACATCGCCCTTATCATTGGCTTAACTGCCATCATCAAACCTTTGGGTATTAGCTCTGGCATTATTCGCCGAGAACTTCCCCTAATGCTTGGGGTTACACTTGTGGCGGGCGCATTACTGTGGGACAGCCACTTGGGCTTCCATGAAGGTGTCCTACTGGTTATCTTGTTTGGCCTATTCTTATTCGCCATGTTTAAGATCAGCCAAAAAGCCAAAGCTGAAGGTGACGTATTGGCTGACGAGCAAGAATCAGAAATCCCAGATGGCGTGAGCAATGCAGCGGCTGGCGTTTGGATTGTGATCGGCCTAGTGTTGCTATTGTATTCTTCAGATATGGTGGTTGAATCTGCCGTTATCATCGCCAAATATTTTGGCATGAGCGATCTGGTGATCGGCTTAACCATTATCGCCATTGGTACCAGCTTACCTGAACTGGCCGCTTCTATCGCCAGCATCTTCAAAGGTGAAGATGACATGGCTGTCGGTAATATCATCGGCTCTAACGTTTTCAATATTCTTGCTGTGATGGGGATCCCTGGCTTACTGAACCCATCAGTACTCAGCCCACTGGCGATGGGACGAGACTTCTACGTCATGCTGGCCGTTTCCGTCTTACTGATGCTAATGGCACTTGGAAAGCGTCGTCGAATCAATCGTGTAGAGGGTGGTATACTTCTTAGCTGCTTTATCGCCTATCAAGCATATCTGTTTTATAATGTTGCAGGTTAA
- the mlaF gene encoding phospholipid ABC transporter ATP-binding protein MlaF, which produces MEPTNSLVTINNMTFMRGERRIFDDVSIDVPKGKITAIMGPSGIGKTTLLRLIGGQLAPDSGDVWFDGHNIPTLNRKQLYQVRKRMSMLFQSGALFTDMTVFDNIAFPLREHTDLPDDLLRTLVLLKLEAVGLRGAAQLMPNELSGGMARRAALARAIALDPELIMYDEPFVGQDPITMGVLVKLIRDMNQALGVTAVIVSHDVPEVMSIADKVYLLSGGKIIGSGSPSELRANPDPQIRQFLDGDADGPVPFQYPAQPLADDLFSSQS; this is translated from the coding sequence ATGGAGCCGACTAACTCACTTGTGACAATTAACAACATGACCTTCATGCGTGGTGAGCGTCGAATTTTCGATGATGTCAGTATTGATGTACCGAAAGGGAAGATCACTGCCATCATGGGGCCATCTGGAATTGGCAAAACAACCTTATTGCGCTTAATTGGCGGGCAACTGGCACCGGATAGCGGCGACGTGTGGTTTGACGGTCACAACATTCCGACACTCAATCGTAAACAGCTTTATCAAGTGCGTAAGCGTATGAGTATGTTATTTCAATCTGGCGCTTTGTTTACCGATATGACGGTATTCGACAACATTGCCTTTCCGCTGCGTGAACATACCGATTTACCCGATGATCTATTACGGACGTTGGTGTTGCTGAAATTGGAAGCTGTTGGTTTACGCGGTGCAGCCCAATTGATGCCCAATGAGTTGTCAGGAGGTATGGCGAGACGTGCAGCGTTAGCGCGTGCGATTGCGTTAGATCCAGAGCTCATCATGTACGATGAACCTTTTGTTGGCCAAGACCCGATCACTATGGGGGTGTTGGTTAAACTAATCCGTGACATGAATCAGGCACTAGGGGTAACGGCAGTTATTGTGTCGCACGATGTGCCCGAAGTGATGAGTATTGCCGATAAAGTCTATCTGCTCTCTGGTGGAAAAATTATAGGCAGTGGTAGCCCGAGTGAATTACGGGCGAACCCAGATCCGCAGATCCGCCAGTTTCTTGATGGGGATGCTGATGGCCCAGTGCCATTCCAGTACCCAGCTCAGCCCTTGGCTGATGATCTTTTTTCTTCACAATCCTAG
- the mlaE gene encoding lipid asymmetry maintenance ABC transporter permease subunit MlaE, producing the protein MEWIRRLGRFTLDKCSAVGRASLMLFGAICCKPQPRKMWPLLLAQLYSVGVRSIAIILVSGLFIGMVLSLQGYIVLVDFGAETSLGQMVALSLLRELGPVVTALLFAGRAGSALTAEIGLMKTTEQLSSMEMMAVDPLRRVIAPRFWAGVISMPLLAMMFAAIGIWGGQLVGVDWKGIDYGSFWSVMQSSVELGYDIGNSIIKSVFFAMTVTWIAVFNGYDAVPTSEGISQATTRTVVNSSLAVLGLDFVLTALMFGN; encoded by the coding sequence ATGGAATGGATTCGCCGTCTTGGACGATTCACCTTAGATAAGTGTTCTGCCGTTGGGCGAGCAAGCTTAATGCTGTTTGGTGCGATATGTTGCAAACCACAGCCAAGAAAAATGTGGCCCTTGCTGTTAGCTCAGTTGTATTCGGTAGGGGTGCGCTCGATTGCTATCATTCTGGTCTCCGGGTTATTTATTGGCATGGTCTTGAGTTTGCAAGGCTATATCGTGCTGGTGGACTTTGGCGCAGAAACCAGCTTGGGGCAAATGGTGGCCTTGTCGTTATTGCGTGAACTAGGGCCTGTGGTAACGGCGCTCTTGTTTGCAGGTCGAGCAGGCTCGGCATTAACGGCCGAGATTGGCTTGATGAAGACCACAGAGCAACTTTCTAGCATGGAGATGATGGCGGTCGATCCACTTCGTCGTGTGATTGCGCCACGCTTTTGGGCGGGTGTTATTTCTATGCCGTTACTCGCCATGATGTTTGCTGCTATTGGTATTTGGGGCGGGCAACTTGTTGGCGTGGACTGGAAAGGGATCGACTATGGCAGTTTTTGGTCTGTGATGCAGTCATCCGTTGAGCTGGGTTACGACATTGGCAATAGCATTATCAAGTCAGTCTTTTTTGCCATGACTGTCACTTGGATTGCCGTATTTAACGGGTACGATGCCGTACCTACTTCAGAAGGCATTAGTCAAGCCACTACACGTACTGTAGTGAATTCATCACTGGCGGTATTAGGGCTAGACTTTGTACTGACCGCGCTTATGTTTGGGAATTAA
- the mlaD gene encoding outer membrane lipid asymmetry maintenance protein MlaD yields MQQTKKTELWVGSFVLAGIIALLILVFQVADVKNIGSRDTYTLSAHFDNIGGLKVRSPIKVGGVTVGQVSSITLDSESYIPTVVLSIDKQFGYFPETSSAAILTSGLLGEQYVGISPGFVDDDIEMLGNGDLIEDTKSALVLEDMIGQVLYSIGGDEK; encoded by the coding sequence ATGCAGCAGACAAAAAAAACAGAATTATGGGTAGGCTCTTTTGTATTGGCAGGCATTATTGCGCTGCTCATCCTTGTCTTTCAGGTCGCGGATGTAAAGAACATTGGTAGCCGAGACACTTACACCTTGAGTGCGCATTTCGATAATATCGGTGGTTTAAAAGTCCGTTCTCCAATAAAAGTGGGTGGCGTGACTGTGGGCCAAGTGAGCAGTATTACGTTAGACAGTGAAAGCTATATTCCGACTGTCGTATTGTCGATTGATAAGCAATTTGGTTATTTCCCAGAAACCAGTTCGGCGGCTATTTTAACGTCGGGATTATTGGGTGAGCAGTATGTGGGGATTAGCCCAGGCTTTGTTGATGACGATATTGAAATGCTAGGTAATGGTGATTTGATAGAAGACACAAAATCCGCACTAGTATTAGAAGATATGATCGGACAGGTGCTATATAGCATCGGCGGTGATGAAAAGTAA
- the mlaC gene encoding phospholipid-binding protein MlaC — protein sequence MRSLVISALGVLLTLTSAIAAPVVDKTDPYKMMAVVSTTMFDRLKAEQSKITQNPEHLRVVVQQELLPYVNSRYAAYKVLGPQLKKTTKEQRNAFVDAFTDYLVASYAQVLTQYTDQKIQIEPAKTVPADRTIVSVRVDIIDKQRPPIRLDFKLRKNKKTNEWQGYDMVAEGVSMISTKQSEWSGQLRTEGVEAVTNTLKTLAAKPIRRETDK from the coding sequence ATGCGATCTTTAGTGATCAGTGCGTTAGGTGTATTACTAACGCTAACCAGTGCAATTGCTGCCCCTGTGGTTGATAAAACCGACCCCTATAAAATGATGGCAGTGGTTTCGACAACCATGTTTGATCGTTTGAAAGCGGAACAATCCAAGATCACTCAAAACCCTGAGCATTTACGTGTCGTTGTGCAGCAAGAGCTCTTACCGTATGTTAATAGCCGTTATGCTGCCTATAAAGTGCTGGGACCTCAGCTAAAGAAAACGACCAAAGAGCAACGCAATGCGTTCGTAGATGCTTTTACGGATTACTTAGTCGCGTCTTATGCGCAAGTACTAACGCAATACACAGATCAAAAAATTCAAATTGAACCGGCTAAAACGGTACCCGCAGATCGTACTATTGTGTCGGTACGTGTGGACATTATTGATAAGCAACGCCCACCCATCCGTTTGGATTTCAAATTGCGTAAAAATAAGAAAACCAACGAATGGCAAGGTTACGACATGGTGGCCGAAGGTGTCAGTATGATCTCGACCAAACAAAGTGAGTGGAGTGGCCAATTACGCACCGAAGGTGTGGAAGCGGTTACTAACACGCTGAAAACATTAGCAGCGAAGCCAATTCGCCGCGAAACCGATAAGTAA
- a CDS encoding STAS domain-containing protein, with protein MSSAHTEVKWQMIADGHYCLSGRLERDTVSAFWRQREEWLPQQKAVTLDLSALERVDSAGMVMLLHLCQHIEQSGGQLTLCKMPEQLSTLLRLSHVDSLFAANIA; from the coding sequence ATGTCGAGTGCCCATACTGAAGTAAAATGGCAAATGATCGCTGATGGTCATTATTGCTTGTCAGGTCGCTTAGAACGTGACACAGTCTCGGCATTTTGGCGACAAAGAGAAGAGTGGCTGCCTCAGCAAAAAGCAGTAACACTTGATTTGTCAGCACTAGAGCGAGTTGATTCTGCCGGTATGGTGATGCTGTTGCATCTATGCCAGCACATCGAACAATCTGGCGGTCAATTGACGCTATGTAAGATGCCGGAACAACTTAGCACCTTGCTTCGCCTAAGCCATGTGGATTCATTATTCGCTGCCAATATCGCCTGA
- a CDS encoding BolA family protein, translating to MEISEIKQLLENALELDEVIVKGDGSHYEVIAVGAMFEGMNRVKKQQSIYAPLMAQISANEIHALSIKTFTPEEWARDKKLMSL from the coding sequence GTGGAAATCTCTGAAATTAAACAACTTCTTGAAAATGCCTTAGAACTTGATGAAGTCATCGTCAAAGGCGACGGTAGTCACTACGAAGTGATTGCTGTTGGCGCAATGTTCGAAGGTATGAATCGTGTGAAAAAACAGCAGTCAATCTATGCGCCACTAATGGCTCAGATTTCAGCTAACGAAATTCATGCGTTAAGCATTAAAACATTCACGCCTGAAGAATGGGCGCGTGACAAAAAACTGATGTCACTTTAA